The DNA sequence acgatattataagtttgtagggcggaacgaagttagccaggtcagctagttatttaatatttgttaaccCACAAATGACAGGATCTAAATGGCAAAATTCTCTCAAATTCCATAGTGAGAAGTATTTAGAATTAggtatattacaattttgaatattaaaatctcaatCGCCGTCAGAATCGTGGTACTATTCACTTAAGCAAATAGGCGTGTTAAaagattgtttattttgattCCTGTTCATACACGATCGTATGCAAAACAGAGCATATTATGATAACATCACATCCAAGGTGacaaaaaactatataataaaacatccTTGCACTACAGGAGTAGAGGGTGAGATGTTCCAACTAATATCCCAGAAAAGGAATCAAGTATTAAAAGAAGAGAGTTCTCCGTAAAAAAGCAATGCCGGAGCGCATACAATTCTGCCCTTAACTGAGCTGTTATTATTAATGGGTTCGTAATATGGGTTATAAGAATCCCAGAATAGCAATAAGATTCATTTTGTCTCAAATAACTTTGCGTTCtcttcataatttttttttatatcgaaAACAGATATCGTAAAgccaaattttaataaatcgcCCACTCAATGTTCAATGTTCGTCCAATACAAGAAAAAACGTCTGTCCTAATATAATAGACATGTAGAGACATTACCTAGACATACACGAGTCTTGTTCGCAATTGTGTTGAAGCTTTGAACAATGAGGACAATATCTAAAGCACGACGCACATTGATTCCCAGAAATGTATAACTGTAACTGTCATTGGCCTTCAATGTCTGAGTGTGAGAAATCAATACTGAATTGCGACTGATGCTTATTCCGGCATccgattttaaaatatttttatgagaaaaatgaatattctagtaaactttcACACTCACTGATAAAATTTCTAAATGCAACAAATCCGCTGTTATTAAATCGTATTTAACACTTTACGTgaccataacatttttttttaaattgtaattttgatTGAAACTACTACGGAAACCAAATCATAGCAAATTAATCAAATTCTTTTATCCGAGTTCGCGATCTTTGTCTGGGTTTGCCCCTTATAGGTTCGAAATATGTTAGGGCCACAACCACAAAACTGAATTTGCTTGAAAAACGCTGAAAAACTCCGGCGCACGAGGCAGCTTCACTTTCGTTGAGTATATTGCGACATATCCCAATCAGGACATGGAGATTTGCgtcaaaaaatcttaaaattaagggataataaaacaacatcACCGtgataatctttaattttgtgttaagCGTGGGCCGCAAGCGTAACGTTCGACTTCccaaatgtatgaaaattcgCAATATTCGCCGCAATTTAAAATCACAATAAAGTCCGCACAAGTAGCACAGTTTAAAATAATCCAAAATTTACACGAAAGTGAAGATATCACATAAATATTGTAACGGGTTCGAATCCAacacaaaaaattacaattaaaattttcgttTCTTAGGGAGAATAGTTGATTGCAAGACTAAAAATTATCGCTATAGCATGGCTGTACTTACAGGCTAAGTCGACTTGATCGCAGCCAGGCCTCTGCTCGAAGCCCGAAGTCAGCAGAGGGTATGGTGTACTTGCAGCTGTTAAGTGCGACGGTGAATTTGGGTTTATGAGCGGCACCTGTTCTAGATCTTCAGACGGTCGGTAGGGCGTCACGATTTGGCGTGGAGGCTGTAAAAAAGCAATCATTAGCTACTGCATATAAGACAAAAAATgtcgaaaaatttaaaatcaaaatacataCTGGAAAACTTCCAAGCGCCACgcatgtattaatttaaaattcacttTAACTTCTGAAGTATTTAAAACTCTTATTGCCTGTGTTATGAAAAGCTCTGACCATTTCCAACACGTGTGCACTCAACAGGTGTTCCGGGCAGTATAAACAGGGTTGCACTTGGCCTTGTATTGCACAATTGCAGGCGATCGTTACGCGCCTGCGTGGTGAGTTTATCAACTGGGCCCAGATTTATGGAAGTGAGCTGGTTTACATTATGCAGAGTGCACACTGCACATTGtgcattacaaaataatatcgaaaatgtaaaataagttGTTTCGAGATTTGTCTTCCATAGTGAGACAAATATCGTTTCTTTATATGCAAACATTGACAACTCTATCAAATTCAAACTCAACGGTTAGGGGTTTTAAGTGTTTGTTTGTCCTTCATCTCTAGGTATACCAATTTCCTATACAACCCCCTATAAAGGAATACCGAAATGAGTATGCAAATTTAAAACGAATTGTACGACCTTTAATTTAATCAGTATATTCGTCAGTGTATAAACACGCTTAGATGACACGCTCTTCCGTCGTCTGAAGGTCAATAGTATAACcttcaatttaatattgacATCCACGTCCCCGGGCAGGAGCTCGAGGACGGGGTAGTAAATATGCATGCGCAATGCAAATTCCGCATTGCAGCAGTAAATTCTAGGAATTGCCTGGATAGTTACTGCGTAATAGAATGTTCGAGATACGTTTGAGTGTGGGCGTAGGTACACATGTAAGAACATTATGTTACAGACGAATCGTATCAGACGATTGTACTGCATGGGCGGATTTCAAGATtgataaattgtatttcaaCGCTTTGTTCGTCCAATACTTTAGAAATATGAagattttaaatgaattaaaatatcaaattaaataggATATCAAAAAGTTGTTACAgtctacattatttttaaacaattatctaataatttaaGTGATCATAATATTCATtagaaaaacataattttaacgCTGAAATACTCCAGTACCACTGTTCgtcacattatatttttttattcttgcgAAGTTTTAGATAacactagctgatccggcaaacgtcgtttcgccatgtatatcatttataataaaaaaataggggttgatcgtagaggggtgaaagttaggggttgtatgtattttttaatgctgtattatacaaaaatagaaattaaaaattttgtctaaaaaataaaaataaaaatttaggggcggactacccttaacatctggcgggctgatttgtgaatctaaaccattcccagatccccttgaagacacacaaaaaatttcatcaaaattggtccagtcgtttaggaggagttcagtcacatacacacgcacacaagaaatatatatattaagataagctATAAGTTTAGTTCAGCGTGCTATAAGCAAACTTACACAACCAGCGGGATCCAAAAATGATATATCGCCGAAGTAAGCACCATCGGCGCCCACATGACCTGTATGCTTCACGTCGCCTTGGGGGCTAGATATCATACTTCGTTGTATTGAACGTTTGCCCATAACCGTGTGCCGTTTAGCATCAGATCGCAAAAGTGATGAACGGATGGTGCGTGACGGATGCGGAGAGGAGCCAGGCTCGAGTGATTGAGATCTCTGAGCAGAAATATGGTActctaatttacatttaacgaAATTGACCAACTGACCACAGCCATGTAAGAAATAAATCTGTCTAATTGTATTATCTTAAATTCTCTTTTGTATTCTgccaaattgtgtttacactATGATTGAAAGAGATAACTTTAGAAAAAATTGGGTGCAATTGATTCATTTTTTAAGAAGGAGGGGATCAAAAGTATTTGCCATGTTTCTCgggttaataatattgttatggAATGCATAGCCCAGATTATTTAGTTGTACTCAGAGTATTCATTTGTAACGGTAAGGCGATGTAGGTTTAAATTACCTCTTCATTACTATATTTGAACAATATTCGAACATAAAATTTCGTGGAATaggataaaaattaattcttagtacgttgttaaattaaaacttcagTTCTTAACTTTTTGAATGTTGTATAACTGTATGAATAATCTATAAATGTTTCTGTTTACATAATTGGTATTATAGCAAAATTATCTAACCTAAGATTTTCTCAGGACTTTACCGCCTAACAGCAaagtgtaattaatatattatatataacggTCAATCTCGTCAAATGTATGTACTAATAAAGTGTTTAGTCCTTCgaacattattttagttaataaaaattactaagttttttaaagtaaCTTAGTAAGGAGTAAATAAGCCAGTACTAAAAACAAACGATTTTAGTAATGGCTTAAAATCGATATGTGTTCGGAGGCCCAAAACCTTAGTTTATCAAGCACAAGAAAAATGAATGAATGTAtgataaaagaaattaataattatataacaataatccCCTTATAGTATAAGACAATGCAcaagcaaaaaaaaacaaaaaaataataatacgattatcgtagtaataataattataaaattccacatataaaattaaaagttctaatataaataaatggctATAGCAGGAATgatgattttaatatattgaaaatatatcgCACACACtattagtatataaaaataagtacctCATTTTTGATGATTGGTTTCGTGTTGTTCGGATGGAAAGTCCCACATGTCCCGCCAGATAAAACGCCATACCACATCGCTGTCTTTGTAAAATCCCTGTGGACATGATATAGtacatttatacataatactagctgcgaacttcgtttctccttaatgcctagcctacctttttagtacataccaacatggaacattttgctatgctaccccatagaCTTTTCGGTTTTCCgaaatgaaaacttttaggtttttctgtgcttttctctatataaacctcacaGTTCttattaactaacaaataaaaaatagggtttgatcgtagagggtagatgaaaattaagttttatgtatttttcataaaaaaaacaataagagaattttatatattatttataatataattatagtataAGAATAATAACCTAGTCCTATGTtcgattataataattatgcaaACGCGAATTAACTGCAAaccacttattttaaattgttattgtcTGAATATTTggaatattaagttttatagTAGTTAATGTAAAGCCAGAGAGAAatgacttttaattttaaaaaaaatctattcatACATTGGTGAAGATATTGCTACAAAAAAGGATTTTGGGCATTATTTTCGGCAGCGGCGGGATTATAGTAAAACAGATTGCTGCCATAATGGTTTCGGGACTCAATTAAAGACTACTACTTTTATGTTAACAATTTACGCATACAAGACGCGCATATGACGatgatttttaactttttgtcGCACGCCCTATTGCTTTTAACAAATTTCTGGTTACCGATAGAAGGTTTAACATTCTCGAaggattttagtttttaattctaaaatgatatatttgtgtatcgatatattaaaaaaatattagtttcgcgatttttcatataaaaattttggcAGACATTATATCGAACAGGAGACAACATACTCTTTCCCAAGAACTGTAATTTTTTGACCAACTTTGTATTTCAGAAAGTTACTATGAAGGCCTTCCACGCTCCTTTGTTGGTTACCAATCGCTTGAACCtgaaaaatatcataatataatactaagataaacaacattttataatGAGAACCGGCCTTGCGGTTATGTGAACTTATTTCATtctaaacttttaattattaatattatgtacctaAATACCGTCGAATTGTACGAAGTACATTAATTACATaacaaaaagataattttGCAATGATGCGACATTTCTCTTACAACAGGAATATTTTTAAGCCACTAGTCTCAATAGTATGTTAAAACATACATAACGTGAAGGTGAGTTTCATCGTAGGACGTCAGTTCGTTCCACAACATTGCTTGCGCCACTACAAATCAATTCGATGTCTATGgggggcggtatcacttaacatcaggtgagcttcttgcccgtttgcccgcgtattttataggaaaaaaaatattgtattaatttttcaattctaATGGTAACGATGTCGTGACATGAATTAAAACCCAGTGAAACATGTAAAATTCTGGTATGAGTATTATAAAGCGTCATTTAATATACTATACAGGCATGTTTGTTCATTTAATGGcctttttggtaaaaaaaatcggttgtctgtaaagtcagtttactgacgatagttgaacgtgataTCAAGTCCAGGACGTACTGGAAAAGGCACGGGTCAAAAGTAGTCAGACGACGAGCGTGCATGGCGAAAGTGGGTGAAACGAAAAAGGAATGGCAGGGCTTTAGTATGTTGAAATTCGCGGTCTCTGCCTACCAATTACAAACCAAAGGCGTGAGTGTATAGATAGATAATTCCTCAACGTGGGACCCACGTGTGGCACACACAATTAGATTGTTATTTTGAATAcacgaaaatttaataaaattatttggaatttaaattttagtaattCTTTATATGTTTTGGAAATTAACTTACTGTGATTACCTAGTAATTTCTactaaaaacttataatttaagtttttttcaacttgcatttttcattaatttcataagaatGTTATATTGCCCAATAGAGCTGTCTATTACGCTTGATACATTACCTCTTCAGGTCTTATTTGCTTTAGACGAGGCTTTAAGTCTTTAAACTTCGGTCTATTGTTGGGATCATGAGACCAGCACTCAAGCATCAGTGAGTAATAGGCATCGGGACAGCATTCTGGGCGCTCTAATCGctgaaaaatgtaaaaaaatacgtttaataTTCATAGCACATTGCTGatagacatattttatatagataagacataacaatttaaaaaaaatgataatttaaatatcattaaaatatcaatacaCTCGCAGGCTACCGCGTGCGACTCTCGTGCCGGTCGTAGGTTCGGTCCCCGGCTGTTcccggtgaaggaaaacaccgAAGTAAAACGGCATGccatagacacaaaaagtcgacggtatGTGTCAGACAGAAGGCTAAGCACctacttgtatatttaataataatgatctAAGAAACGAAATCTGAGATAGATGATAGTAGCACAACtgtattactaatattattaattaatttatgtgatatgtttaatgatatttttaattaacatattaaaaatatcaagcatagcaatatattgatatattttataatataaggtaCTATtgacattaaacatttttaaaatgtatatcagGGGAACAATATTACTGAAACGATTATCAAGGGAGATGGGCAGTAGTTGGGGgcattaatatatttgaattccaatattataagaattggtaacagaaacctttttaaatattataaaaatacctgATAGTTAGGTGCGTCAATGGCCTCCAGAATTTGTTGTCCGGAGAATGCAACCCATGGCCGAAAACCATAAGTGAACATTTCCCATAGACACACACCAAATGCCCATACATCACTTGCTGATGTAAAGCGCAGATACAGTATACACTCCGGAGCACACCTAGACAAAATAACTGGTTTAAAGAACTCCAAAACCAGTTAAAATAACACTTTAAACCATAGTTGGAAAGTCGTGTTGTAGACATCTAACAATtactttaatacaatttaaactgCTTGTCAAACATATGCCTGAAGTTCGATTCGAACAAACAGGTGTATGGAAGCCGGAAGGCTTTATTCTCCCTTGATACCCATTGTCGAGTGGCCCTGACGGCCTTCCCTCCATCGTACTTAAGACATGAGCTTCTGAGTTGACTCCAGTGCTCACACGGCTCTTTCGACTATCGTACTGCTCGGGCGTAGTTCCTAGCTCATGAAAGACTGCCATGTCCCCATTCACAAAAAAGGCCACCGCTCGAACCCATCCAGTTGCAGACCTATCGGAATCACTTCTTTATTTTCCAAGCTAATGGAGTCTATTATCAACAGGCAGTTCTTGCGATATCTGGAGGAGCACCAGCTCCAGCACCAGCATTAGACGATCACTAATTCGTCCGTAAGGCTTTCGCCGAGGTCCCACGGCTGGTGATCTTTTTGCCTATCTGACTCATAGGTGGGCCGAAGTTGTGGAAAGTAAGGGAGAGGCATTGGATGCTAGATTGGAGCCATCGATAGAGTTTGGCACTTCTGTCGAAACTACCGTCATACGGTTTGCCCGATGGTTGGCTATTTTTCTTGCAGGTCGTTGGCATTGAAGTCTTAGTCGACGGAGCGTGCTCCAATTCTAAACCCATCAATGCAGGCGTACTCGTTCAGCATAACATCGACACATTATATTCCGGCCATCCGAACATTTCTCGATCTGAAGTCCATGAGAACCGTATACAAACTTGATTCCAAAATTGAAACGATACTGGAGAAAGTTTCTGTTTGGGGTAGAAGCAACCTTGTTAAGTTTAACTCTACAAAGACCCAGGATTGATCGTTCTCTGCCAAGAAAGATCCTTTTGGTGTGTGTGCTCAATTTGAAGGCGCTCTCCTTAGTACTTCACACAGCCTCAGTATTCTTGGGGTTGGTATATCGAGAGAAGTCCAATTCCGCAGTCACCTGGAAGGAAAAATCAGACTGGCTTCCAAAAATCTGGCCAGCTAGGTAAGCAATATTTCACTGAGGCACAACGTATGCAGCTCTACAAGGTTCAAGTACGACCGCATATGGAATACTGCTCACATCTCTGTGCCGGTGCTCCCAAATACCAGCTTTTTTCTTTTAGCCAAATTCAGCAAAGGCGAAATTCGTCGAATTATCAATCTCCAACGTATTACTGATCTGCTTGATTCCCTCACTCTACGCAGATAAATTACGCCTCTTTGTGTTTTCTACAAAGTGTACTAGGGTGAGTGTTCTGAAGAATTATTTGAgttgatccctcctgcctcGTTTCAACACCGTACGGGCCTTATCAATTTGAAATTTCATCAATATACCTTGATGGCCGGAAGTCTTCCAAAGTCCGCTTCCGAAGACacactttcttttgcgaactagcggaCTGTTTAATCGATCCCCAGTGGGTatcttccctgagagatacaACCTTCAACTAATCGAAGTTTAATAGTACCTCCTTAAAGCCCGTCAActcacccactaaaaatgggtgtccaaGGGCTGCGATGGCTGCTGTTTTGCCCCCccttattattgaaaaaaattggtttCGACAGTCCTGTATGTAGAGTTCTGGTATAAAAAACAGATATGCTTTCATGTTTTGGTAATTTGAACTACTATTTTTGGTAATTAGAACTAATAAGGCTTTTATGGTATAATTccaatttgttattttgtatacCTTAATCTCAAATTTGcgctaaaaatatatatatgaaagaTACTAAAGCCAACATTTTTATGTAAGCAATTTAGAATCTCTACAAATTTGTTCTAGTAGTGAAAGCTTATTTTAAATGTctctaataattttaacaaaatctgGGTTTAATGCAgtactattaaaaatacattcccacttaacaaaatatgtatgtatattaaacattatatatatattcgtaCACgacattatatgtatatactaaattttaatatttaagcagcaattattgtttatgaatatatatatatatagtatggTACAATGGTTAGTTATCTAGTGTATCATTTAGCTTTAAGTAGTTAGAAATTAACTCACCAAGCTACAGGTAGTTTAagattaacattataatttgtttgataATAGTCTTTCCCAACTCCTAAAGCTCTGGATAAACCAAAATCTGAAATTTTTACTCTATCTTTGCtaaatactaatatatttCTTGCAGCAAGATCtctgaaacataaaaaaattatataagtaaCAACTAAACAACACCttagaacaatattttttttctagagtttatttttaataacttacaGCTCCTTAAaacatgtaaaatataactgtTAGATCTTAGTATATATGctacattgtattttatattactatttttttttttaattttatgtatgacACCCTGCGATTGACATTAAACCAAACATGATATTAGCAGAAAAATGACAATATTAATACCTATGAATCAGTCTTTTATTTTCAAGATAAGTCATTCCATCACAGATTTGTTCAGCAAACTCGCAAAGATTAGGCACTGGGAAATTACTTCGAAAAGTTACTTCCTGTAGGCATTCTAAAAGAGATCTAAGGGGTGCTAGTTCTGTTacctagaaaaaaataaaattaattagagaAGCTTTTAAATTCAGATCTTTGTTtagtgaaatataattatgcatGCACTCTTCTGAGGCGTAGCTAGTCATAACCCACCATACCCAGAACAAACAGGGTCAGGTACATAAGCGGATACAAGGGATACACTCCATACAATCTCTTGTAGAGGTAACGggtgaatttattttgtactatATGTGGGGTGCTGTAAAGTTTACCACATTATCatggattattatttttttattaactttacaTGCAAGAAATTGCAGTGTAGTATATAACTGCAACTTTCAGtttatttgttaaagatatataaaattataggtTATTATgatcattaatattaaacttaccAGCATAAGGGAATCCATATGTAGAACAACCCCATACAACCTTACTATACTAGGATGTTCAATACTATGCATCACAGCCGCTTCTTTAAGGAATTCTGTAGAGTTTGATGTCATTCGCTCATTACCAAGACACTTTATAGCAACTTGcaactgtaaaataataaaatatcattaatgtAGCATTCATTTTAAGGACAGTTaacttaaattgaaatataaaataccaaattaataaaacatattgcaTACTAACTCTTTGATTGCCAGTAGCCCATGTTCCCTGCTGAACAACACCAAACTGGCCCATGCCTAATTCCTTGTTTATTGTTATGTCttctattgaaataatatgttttggaGATATTTTAGTATTACTCTCAGAATATTGATGAAAATCAACAGTGTTTAAATCAAGTCCATGATTAAACTGAAACAGGAATATTAAGTTTAACTGAAAAAACTTTTCAAGGATATGATAAAACTTCCAATAaagtaaatacttttttacttaCAGTTTCTTGTTTTTTGTTTGCGCTAAggagcttttttatttttgtcatatAATTGTTTGGAAAATATTTGGTGTAGAGTTTTTTATACCTTCTTTGCTCTGGTTTTGACAGACCAATTTGTGCAAGGTCTTCAATTGCAACATATTTTAGTTGTGACAATTTgcttacttttaatatatccctgaaaaaataaatactaacatTGTATTGTGTGCAACACGACACGCACAGCAGTTAATGctttttgtcttttattgacaagtccccatattttattgttttctttctATGCTCTTTTGCCTCATAATATAGTACAATAAATGAACTGAATATCATGTAGAGATAATTtatctaagaataaaaaaaatagttgtatattcttaatgctaaaatatatataaattgcaaGGTCAAACATTTGCATCAGCAGCTTTGCTAGCTAtgttctaaaaaatattacatctcaAGATTTTGTTTTGGTAGTGTATTGAACTATGactctataatatatttagatcTTAATGTcctgatatattatatagttatagttctaaaatataaattagtagttatattaaaaaagttctataactctatataatataataactaagtaACTATGTTCAAAGTTGTAAATCTTTTGCACActgcacatataaaatataaaaaaaatcacctgaataattcataatattgATGCAGTTCTGCTTCTAAAAGAAAGTCCCTTAAAGCTTCATAGTCATCAACTAAATGATCTGAAAACAGATATATTCTGAGCAGgcataatacaaattaattattgtaggGAGGTGTAAAGGTAcaacttttaaattactttatttcatGGTCAGAGAATGCAACATTTCTTACCCATGATTCTTAAagaattcaatatattttgtaacgcCAATCCAGTTCCCGAAAATTGTTTACGTGTTAATGTTTTCAGTTAAAATAACATGGCCATTATGCGTCTATCCGCCGTAAACATTAAGAGAGTCGAGACGACATAAAATGTTAATGTAACCGATCTATtcattaagtaaatatttagtaaatatttaataaatatatatatatatatactacgaTAAGTGAGACGCTAAACTTGCTGTgaactttttagtttaaaaagaatattgtaaGTTTGTCTTTGTAAGTTTGTAGCTTTGTAGTTTGTGAACAGTGAAAGTGAATTCAACTTTGCGATTTGAAGACTTGTACAATTATTTAGTCACTACTCACTGTCATCTTAGTAAAGTCACTTTACTAAAGTGTTACTAAATAGTAGACATGAATCATAAAATGTCTTTAGATTGTAGAGTCATCACATAGATCCAAAATTTGAAACTTCATTAATTTAAGCgttaaaactaaacaaaacctaaattttttcggtgtttaattaaaaaaaggaataattCGTTTTCTATACTATTAGTATTCAGGTAACGGGtaacataacataataatGGAACGCGCAC is a window from the Pieris napi chromosome Z, ilPieNapi1.2, whole genome shotgun sequence genome containing:
- the LOC125062162 gene encoding activated Cdc42 kinase-like isoform X1, coding for MDHLVDDYEALRDFLLEAELHQYYELFRDILKVSKLSQLKYVAIEDLAQIGLSKPEQRRYKKLYTKYFPNNYMTKIKKLLSANKKQETFNHGLDLNTVDFHQYSESNTKISPKHIISIEDITINKELGMGQFGVVQQGTWATGNQRLQVAIKCLGNERMTSNSTEFLKEAAVMHSIEHPSIVRLYGVVLHMDSLMLVTELAPLRSLLECLQEVTFRSNFPVPNLCEFAEQICDGMTYLENKRLIHRDLAARNILVFSKDRVKISDFGLSRALGVGKDYYQTNYNVNLKLPVAWCAPECILYLRFTSASDVWAFGVCLWEMFTYGFRPWVAFSGQQILEAIDAPNYQRLERPECCPDAYYSLMLECWSHDPNNRPKFKDLKPRLKQIRPEEVQAIGNQQRSVEGLHSNFLKYKVGQKITVLGKEDFTKTAMWYGVLSGGTCGTFHPNNTKPIIKNERSQSLEPGSSPHPSRTIRSSLLRSDAKRHTVMGKRSIQRSMISSPQGDVKHTGHVGADGAYFGDISFLDPAGCPPRQIVTPYRPSEDLEQVPLINPNSPSHLTAASTPYPLLTSGFEQRPGCDQVDLACVDSKQKPIKKGHLKSVLEPTTSKSLLSKVKSATLGRSHKTEDGIQGRSAETHEYHEISDTDTESTATDNAKADVPSPDAVIMKASTDFSKSLLDEMESMFRNLDDRRRNEINLHHEIDAAISRAHTLNKTEKKKSFHTATMKLMSAHDTRTLDTAVALANEITSKSMTGLDETKLPTSPSERLKFHFKFPLVSLHHNNHHEGEKEICGKRNFSEEANSVPNIQETITEESKMVYASLVEGPTSAISTIQLPQENPSTSTIPKETRNQSPRVVFNSLPSTSSKVFINPRVVDTCCNDGNEIPLPPRTTKPKLVDKPRHVRKHPLRFPICCEPQPSPLTTRPRQAPVNTYQNIGTVIQNEYSEGPVRNNPSIMDPATNPFYPSCEDIVLPDLSKNPFMCYLSNYDAVTDEGEDAIFEEVFLKGGSSSSERTNHKDHVSVEDLLQFADRKPSSKQRGVESDEVRIMNKVLKEISPEECLEALEFTDWNIHIAIKLLKMKIAVAGSGETKFEELQQELESADGDVPKAAAAFINLNKKEDV
- the LOC125062162 gene encoding activated Cdc42 kinase-like isoform X2; the encoded protein is MDHLVDDYEALRDFLLEAELHQYYELFRDILKVSKLSQLKYVAIEDLAQIGLSKPEQRRYKKLYTKYFPNNYMTKIKKLLSANKKQETFNHGLDLNTVDFHQYSESNTKISPKHIISIEDITINKELGMGQFGVVQQGTWATGNQRLQVAIKCLGNERMTSNSTEFLKEAAVMHSIEHPSIVRLYGVVLHMDSLMLVTELAPLRSLLECLQEVTFRSNFPVPNLCEFAEQICDGMTYLENKRLIHRDLAARNILVFSKDRVKISDFGLSRALGVGKDYYQTNYNVNLKLPVAWCAPECILYLRFTSASDVWAFGVCLWEMFTYGFRPWVAFSGQQILEAIDAPNYQRLERPECCPDAYYSLMLECWSHDPNNRPKFKDLKPRLKQIRPEEVQAIGNQQRSVEGLHSNFLKYKVGQKITVLGKEDFTKTAMWYGVLSGGTCGTFHPNNTKPIIKNERSQSLEPGSSPHPSRTIRSSLLRSDAKRHTVMGKRSIQRSMISSPQGDVKHTGHVGADGAYFGDISFLDPAGCPPRQIVTPYRPSEDLEQVPLINPNSPSHLTAASTPYPLLTSGFEQRPGCDQVDLACVDSKQKPIKKGHLKSVLEPTTSKSLLSKVKSATLGRSHKTEDGIQGRSAETHEYHEISDTDTESTATDNAKADVPSPDAVIMKASTDFSKSLLDEMESMFRNLDDRRRNEINLHHEIDAAIRAHTLNKTEKKKSFHTATMKLMSAHDTRTLDTAVALANEITSKSMTGLDETKLPTSPSERLKFHFKFPLVSLHHNNHHEGEKEICGKRNFSEEANSVPNIQETITEESKMVYASLVEGPTSAISTIQLPQENPSTSTIPKETRNQSPRVVFNSLPSTSSKVFINPRVVDTCCNDGNEIPLPPRTTKPKLVDKPRHVRKHPLRFPICCEPQPSPLTTRPRQAPVNTYQNIGTVIQNEYSEGPVRNNPSIMDPATNPFYPSCEDIVLPDLSKNPFMCYLSNYDAVTDEGEDAIFEEVFLKGGSSSSERTNHKDHVSVEDLLQFADRKPSSKQRGVESDEVRIMNKVLKEISPEECLEALEFTDWNIHIAIKLLKMKIAVAGSGETKFEELQQELESADGDVPKAAAAFINLNKKEDV